A genomic window from Osmerus eperlanus chromosome 5, fOsmEpe2.1, whole genome shotgun sequence includes:
- the tpm1 gene encoding tropomyosin alpha-1 chain isoform X4, whose amino-acid sequence MDAIKKKMQMLKLDKENALDRAEQAEGDKKAAEDKSKQLEDDIRELEKKLRITEDERDKVAEEFQTAEEKLLSAEEVATKAESDVASLNRRIQLVEEELDRAQERLATALTKLEEAEKAADESERGMKVIENRAMKDEEKMELQEIQLKEAKHIAEEADRKYEEVARKLVIIESDLERTEERAELSEGKCSELEEELKTVTNNLKSLEAQAEKYSQKEDKYEEEIKVLTDKLKEAETRAEFAERSVAKLEKTIDDLEEKLSHAKEENLDMHQMLDQTLMELNNM is encoded by the exons ATGGATGCCATCAAGAAGAAGATGCAGATGCTCAAGCTCGACAAGGAGAATGCCTTGGACAGAGCTGAGCAGGCTGAGGGAGACAAGAAGGCAGCAGAGGACAAGAGCAAACAG TTAGAGGATGACATAAGAGAGTTGGAAAAGAAATTGCGTATTACCGAAGACGAAAGAGATAAAGTGGCTGAAGAATTCCAAACTGCCGAGGAAAAGCTGCTGAGTGCTGAAGAGGTGGCCACGAAG GCTGAGAGCGATGTCGCTTCCCTTAACAGACGCATCCAGCTGGTTGAGGAGGAGTTGGATCGTGCACAGGAGCGTCTGGCTACTGCTCTGACcaagctggaggaggctgagaagGCTGCTGACGAGAGCGAGAG aggcatgaAGGTTATTGAGAACAGGGCCATGAAGGACGAGGAGAAGATGGAGCTGCAGGAGATCCAGCTGAAGGAGGCCAAGCACATCGCTGAGGAGGCCGACCGCAAATACGAGGAG GTTGCCCGTAAGCTGGTCATCATTGAGAGTGACCTGGAGCGTACAGAGGAACGTGCTGAGCTCTCAGAAGG CAAATGCTCTGAGCTTGAGGAAGAGTTGAAAACTGTGACCAACAACCTGAAGTCACTGGAGGCCCAGGCTGAGAAG TACTCCCAGAAGGAGGACAAGTACGAGGAGGAGATCAAGGTCCTGACAGACAAGCTGAAGGAG GCTGAGACCCGTGCTGAGTTCGCTGAGAGATCTGTAGCCAAGCTTGAGAAGACCATTGATGATTTGGAAG AGAAACTCTCACATGCTAAAGAAGAGAACCTTGATATGCACCAGATGTTGGACCAGACTCTCATGGAACTGAATAATATGTGA
- the tpm1 gene encoding tropomyosin alpha-1 chain isoform X1, which produces MDAIKKKMQMLKLDKENALDRAEQAEGDKKAAEDKSKQLEDDLVALQKKLKGTEDELDKYSEALKDAQEKLELAEKKAADAESDVASLNRRIQLVEEELDRAQERLATALTKLEEAEKAADESERGMKVIENRAMKDEEKMELQEIQLKEAKHIAEEADRKYEEVARKLVIIESDLERTEERAELSEGKCSELEEELKTVTNNLKSLEAQAEKYSQKEDKYEEEIKVLTDKLKEAETRAEFAERSVAKLEKTIDDLEDELYAQKLKYKAISEELDHALNDMTSI; this is translated from the exons ATGGATGCCATCAAGAAGAAGATGCAGATGCTCAAGCTCGACAAGGAGAATGCCTTGGACAGAGCTGAGCAGGCTGAGGGAGACAAGAAGGCAGCAGAGGACAAGAGCAAACAG CTCGAGGATGATTTGGTAGCTCTGCAGAAGAAACTGAAGGGAACTGAGGATGAATTGGACAAGTACTCTGAGGCTCTTAAAGATGCCCAGGAGAAACTTGAACTGGCTGAGAAGAAAGCCGCCGAC GCTGAGAGCGATGTCGCTTCCCTTAACAGACGCATCCAGCTGGTTGAGGAGGAGTTGGATCGTGCACAGGAGCGTCTGGCTACTGCTCTGACcaagctggaggaggctgagaagGCTGCTGACGAGAGCGAGAG aggcatgaAGGTTATTGAGAACAGGGCCATGAAGGACGAGGAGAAGATGGAGCTGCAGGAGATCCAGCTGAAGGAGGCCAAGCACATCGCTGAGGAGGCCGACCGCAAATACGAGGAG GTTGCCCGTAAGCTGGTCATCATTGAGAGTGACCTGGAGCGTACAGAGGAACGTGCTGAGCTCTCAGAAGG CAAATGCTCTGAGCTTGAGGAAGAGTTGAAAACTGTGACCAACAACCTGAAGTCACTGGAGGCCCAGGCTGAGAAG TACTCCCAGAAGGAGGACAAGTACGAGGAGGAGATCAAGGTCCTGACAGACAAGCTGAAGGAG GCTGAGACCCGTGCTGAGTTCGCTGAGAGATCTGTAGCCAAGCTTGAGAAGACCATTGATGATTTGGAAG ATGAGTTGTATGCCCAGAAACTGAAGTACAAGGCCATCAGCGAGGAGCTGGACCACGCCCTCAACGACATGACCTCCAT ataa
- the lactb gene encoding serine beta-lactamase-like protein LACTB, mitochondrial isoform X2, with amino-acid sequence MSWLLYLPLKRVCTNCKYRLPPILRSYSSLWTPQALCKIRLSKQSFVRQRRQFFGPSRQSVTIYKSRFWIFGIGTGIVLALGLKCHIDFNESSCEDIINNDIGRKSGKYLAAIQVSRDLASRIKDEVGAPGLVVGVSVDGTQVWCEGLGYADLENRVPCSPETVLRIASISKPLTTAAAARLCEEGKLDLDAPVQKYVPEFPQKQFEGEDVTITPRMILSHLSGIRHYEKDIKKVREDREKARGLLKQPDKEEKSTKEDTKTEASCTKQNQKKKKEFEQEEYYLKDSFDSVIHALDLFKYDPLVFKPGTTFLYSTHAFTLLSAVVERAAGQRFLDHMMKMFRELGMLNTVPDENDPIIYNRSRFYHFSKKGRIVNCPYVDNSYKWAGGGFLSTVGDLLIFGNALLYSFQLAQLKDTSGLLPGILQPQTATALWAPVEKTEASWDKDGLYAHGWLVVEKLQKYGLCRRRRHYVSHTGGAVGASSVLLILPSEPISEMAEGQRAALPQGVVVTIITNMQSVGLNSTALKIAHEFDKARVV; translated from the exons ATGTCGTGGCTACTTTATTTGCCACTAAAACGCGTTTGTACCAACTGTAAATATCGTCTTCCACCGATCCTACGCAGTTATTCATCTTTGTGGACACCGCAAGCTCTATGCAAAATAAGGCTGTCAAAACAAAGCTTTGTACGGCAGCGAAGACAGTTTTTTGGACCTTCACGTCAATCTGTCACCATTTACAAATCCAGGTTTTGGATCTTTGGAATCGGTACAGGGATAGTCTTAGCGTTGGGTTTGAAATGTCATATTGACTTCAATGAAAGCTCGTGTGAGGATATAATTAATAATGACATTGGTAGGAAGTCTGGGAAATACCTTGCGGCGATTCAAGTAAGCCGGGACCTTGCTAGCCGGATAAAG GATGAAGTTGGGGCACCAGGACTAGTTGTTGGTGTGTCTGTCGATGGCACACAGGTCTGGTGTGAAG GGCTTGGCTATGCTGACTTGGAGAACCGAGTGCCATGCAGTCCAGAGACAGTGCTGCGGATTGCTAGCATCAGTAAGCCCCTCACAACAGCTGCAGCAGCTCGTCTGTGCGAAGAGGGAAAGCTTGACCTGGATGCTCCAGTCCAGAAGTACGTCCCTGAGTTCCCCCAAAAACAGTTTGAGGGAGAAGAT GTCACTATAACTCCAAGGATGATTCTCTCTCACCTGAGTGGCATACGGCACTATGAGAAGGACAtcaagaaagtgagagaggacagggaaaaGGCAAGAGGACTTCTAAAGCAACCAGACAAAGAAGAGAAAAGCACAAAAGAGGACACTAAGACAGAGGCCAGCTGTACCAAGCAGaaccagaagaagaagaaggagtttGAACAGGAGGAGTACTACCTGAAAGATAGCTTTGACAGTGTTATTCATGCTTTGGATTTATTCAAGTATGATCCTCTCGTTTTCAAACCTG GCACTACGTTTCTGTACTCAACCCACGCCTTCACCCtcctcagtgctgtggtggagcggGCTGCAGGCCAGCGCTTCCTGGATCACATGATGAAGATGTTCAGGGAACTGGGCATGCTCAACACAGTACCAGACGAAAACGATCCCATCATCTATAATCGCTCAAG GTTTTATCATTTCAGTAAGAAAGGGCGTATTGTGAACTGCCCGTACGTAGACAACTCCTACAAGTGGGCCGGAGGGGGCTTCCTCTCCACTGTGGGCGACCTGCTCATATTTGGAAATGCACTGCTCTACAGCTTCCAGTTGGCCCAGCTAAAGGACACGTCAGGCCTCCTGCCTGGCATCCTGCAGCCCCAAACAGCCACGGCCCTGTGGGCTCCTGTGGAGAAAACCGAGGCGAGCTGGGATAAAGATGGGCTGTACGCTCACGGCTGGCTGGTGGTAGAGAAGCTGCAGAAGTATGGCCTTTGCAGGAGACGTAGGCATTACGTGTCACATACAGGAGGTGCTGTAGGGGCTAGCAGTGTGCTGCTCATCCTGCCCAGTGAGCCCATAAGTGAGATGGCTGAAGGGCAGAGAGCTGCTCTCCCTCAGGGTGTTGTGGTGACAATCATAACTAACATGCAGTCAGTGGGACTCAACAGCACAGCACTGAAGATCGCCCATGAGTTTGACAAAGCCAGAGTTGTATGA
- the tpm1 gene encoding tropomyosin alpha-1 chain isoform X2: MDAIKKKMQMLKLDKENALDRAEQAEGDKKAAEDKSKQLEDDLVALQKKLKGTEDELDKYSEALKDAQEKLELAEKKAADAESDVASLNRRIQLVEEELDRAQERLATALTKLEEAEKAADESERGMKVIENRAMKDEEKMELQEIQLKEAKHIAEEADRKYEEVARKLVIIESDLERTEERAELSEGKCSELEEELKTVTNNLKSLEAQAEKYSQKEDKYEEEIKVLTDKLKEAETRAEFAERSVAKLEKTIDDLEEKLSHAKEENLDMHQMLDQTLMELNNM; the protein is encoded by the exons ATGGATGCCATCAAGAAGAAGATGCAGATGCTCAAGCTCGACAAGGAGAATGCCTTGGACAGAGCTGAGCAGGCTGAGGGAGACAAGAAGGCAGCAGAGGACAAGAGCAAACAG CTCGAGGATGATTTGGTAGCTCTGCAGAAGAAACTGAAGGGAACTGAGGATGAATTGGACAAGTACTCTGAGGCTCTTAAAGATGCCCAGGAGAAACTTGAACTGGCTGAGAAGAAAGCCGCCGAC GCTGAGAGCGATGTCGCTTCCCTTAACAGACGCATCCAGCTGGTTGAGGAGGAGTTGGATCGTGCACAGGAGCGTCTGGCTACTGCTCTGACcaagctggaggaggctgagaagGCTGCTGACGAGAGCGAGAG aggcatgaAGGTTATTGAGAACAGGGCCATGAAGGACGAGGAGAAGATGGAGCTGCAGGAGATCCAGCTGAAGGAGGCCAAGCACATCGCTGAGGAGGCCGACCGCAAATACGAGGAG GTTGCCCGTAAGCTGGTCATCATTGAGAGTGACCTGGAGCGTACAGAGGAACGTGCTGAGCTCTCAGAAGG CAAATGCTCTGAGCTTGAGGAAGAGTTGAAAACTGTGACCAACAACCTGAAGTCACTGGAGGCCCAGGCTGAGAAG TACTCCCAGAAGGAGGACAAGTACGAGGAGGAGATCAAGGTCCTGACAGACAAGCTGAAGGAG GCTGAGACCCGTGCTGAGTTCGCTGAGAGATCTGTAGCCAAGCTTGAGAAGACCATTGATGATTTGGAAG AGAAACTCTCACATGCTAAAGAAGAGAACCTTGATATGCACCAGATGTTGGACCAGACTCTCATGGAACTGAATAATATGTGA
- the tpm1 gene encoding tropomyosin alpha-1 chain isoform X3: MDAIKKKMQMLKLDKENALDRAEQAEGDKKAAEDKSKQLEDDIRELEKKLRITEDERDKVAEEFQTAEEKLLSAEEVATKAESDVASLNRRIQLVEEELDRAQERLATALTKLEEAEKAADESERGMKVIENRAMKDEEKMELQEIQLKEAKHIAEEADRKYEEVARKLVIIESDLERTEERAELSEGKCSELEEELKTVTNNLKSLEAQAEKYSQKEDKYEEEIKVLTDKLKEAETRAEFAERSVAKLEKTIDDLEDELYAQKLKYKAISEELDHALNDMTSI; the protein is encoded by the exons ATGGATGCCATCAAGAAGAAGATGCAGATGCTCAAGCTCGACAAGGAGAATGCCTTGGACAGAGCTGAGCAGGCTGAGGGAGACAAGAAGGCAGCAGAGGACAAGAGCAAACAG TTAGAGGATGACATAAGAGAGTTGGAAAAGAAATTGCGTATTACCGAAGACGAAAGAGATAAAGTGGCTGAAGAATTCCAAACTGCCGAGGAAAAGCTGCTGAGTGCTGAAGAGGTGGCCACGAAG GCTGAGAGCGATGTCGCTTCCCTTAACAGACGCATCCAGCTGGTTGAGGAGGAGTTGGATCGTGCACAGGAGCGTCTGGCTACTGCTCTGACcaagctggaggaggctgagaagGCTGCTGACGAGAGCGAGAG aggcatgaAGGTTATTGAGAACAGGGCCATGAAGGACGAGGAGAAGATGGAGCTGCAGGAGATCCAGCTGAAGGAGGCCAAGCACATCGCTGAGGAGGCCGACCGCAAATACGAGGAG GTTGCCCGTAAGCTGGTCATCATTGAGAGTGACCTGGAGCGTACAGAGGAACGTGCTGAGCTCTCAGAAGG CAAATGCTCTGAGCTTGAGGAAGAGTTGAAAACTGTGACCAACAACCTGAAGTCACTGGAGGCCCAGGCTGAGAAG TACTCCCAGAAGGAGGACAAGTACGAGGAGGAGATCAAGGTCCTGACAGACAAGCTGAAGGAG GCTGAGACCCGTGCTGAGTTCGCTGAGAGATCTGTAGCCAAGCTTGAGAAGACCATTGATGATTTGGAAG ATGAGTTGTATGCCCAGAAACTGAAGTACAAGGCCATCAGCGAGGAGCTGGACCACGCCCTCAACGACATGACCTCCAT ataa
- the lactb gene encoding serine beta-lactamase-like protein LACTB, mitochondrial isoform X1, with amino-acid sequence MSWLLYLPLKRVCTNCKYRLPPILRSYSSLWTPQALCKIRLSKQSFVRQRRQFFGPSRQSVTIYKSRFWIFGIGTGIVLALGLKCHIDFNESSCEDIINNDIGRKSGKYLAAIQVSRDLASRIKVGQQDEVGAPGLVVGVSVDGTQVWCEGLGYADLENRVPCSPETVLRIASISKPLTTAAAARLCEEGKLDLDAPVQKYVPEFPQKQFEGEDVTITPRMILSHLSGIRHYEKDIKKVREDREKARGLLKQPDKEEKSTKEDTKTEASCTKQNQKKKKEFEQEEYYLKDSFDSVIHALDLFKYDPLVFKPGTTFLYSTHAFTLLSAVVERAAGQRFLDHMMKMFRELGMLNTVPDENDPIIYNRSRFYHFSKKGRIVNCPYVDNSYKWAGGGFLSTVGDLLIFGNALLYSFQLAQLKDTSGLLPGILQPQTATALWAPVEKTEASWDKDGLYAHGWLVVEKLQKYGLCRRRRHYVSHTGGAVGASSVLLILPSEPISEMAEGQRAALPQGVVVTIITNMQSVGLNSTALKIAHEFDKARVV; translated from the exons ATGTCGTGGCTACTTTATTTGCCACTAAAACGCGTTTGTACCAACTGTAAATATCGTCTTCCACCGATCCTACGCAGTTATTCATCTTTGTGGACACCGCAAGCTCTATGCAAAATAAGGCTGTCAAAACAAAGCTTTGTACGGCAGCGAAGACAGTTTTTTGGACCTTCACGTCAATCTGTCACCATTTACAAATCCAGGTTTTGGATCTTTGGAATCGGTACAGGGATAGTCTTAGCGTTGGGTTTGAAATGTCATATTGACTTCAATGAAAGCTCGTGTGAGGATATAATTAATAATGACATTGGTAGGAAGTCTGGGAAATACCTTGCGGCGATTCAAGTAAGCCGGGACCTTGCTAGCCGGATAAAGGTAGGCCAGCAG GATGAAGTTGGGGCACCAGGACTAGTTGTTGGTGTGTCTGTCGATGGCACACAGGTCTGGTGTGAAG GGCTTGGCTATGCTGACTTGGAGAACCGAGTGCCATGCAGTCCAGAGACAGTGCTGCGGATTGCTAGCATCAGTAAGCCCCTCACAACAGCTGCAGCAGCTCGTCTGTGCGAAGAGGGAAAGCTTGACCTGGATGCTCCAGTCCAGAAGTACGTCCCTGAGTTCCCCCAAAAACAGTTTGAGGGAGAAGAT GTCACTATAACTCCAAGGATGATTCTCTCTCACCTGAGTGGCATACGGCACTATGAGAAGGACAtcaagaaagtgagagaggacagggaaaaGGCAAGAGGACTTCTAAAGCAACCAGACAAAGAAGAGAAAAGCACAAAAGAGGACACTAAGACAGAGGCCAGCTGTACCAAGCAGaaccagaagaagaagaaggagtttGAACAGGAGGAGTACTACCTGAAAGATAGCTTTGACAGTGTTATTCATGCTTTGGATTTATTCAAGTATGATCCTCTCGTTTTCAAACCTG GCACTACGTTTCTGTACTCAACCCACGCCTTCACCCtcctcagtgctgtggtggagcggGCTGCAGGCCAGCGCTTCCTGGATCACATGATGAAGATGTTCAGGGAACTGGGCATGCTCAACACAGTACCAGACGAAAACGATCCCATCATCTATAATCGCTCAAG GTTTTATCATTTCAGTAAGAAAGGGCGTATTGTGAACTGCCCGTACGTAGACAACTCCTACAAGTGGGCCGGAGGGGGCTTCCTCTCCACTGTGGGCGACCTGCTCATATTTGGAAATGCACTGCTCTACAGCTTCCAGTTGGCCCAGCTAAAGGACACGTCAGGCCTCCTGCCTGGCATCCTGCAGCCCCAAACAGCCACGGCCCTGTGGGCTCCTGTGGAGAAAACCGAGGCGAGCTGGGATAAAGATGGGCTGTACGCTCACGGCTGGCTGGTGGTAGAGAAGCTGCAGAAGTATGGCCTTTGCAGGAGACGTAGGCATTACGTGTCACATACAGGAGGTGCTGTAGGGGCTAGCAGTGTGCTGCTCATCCTGCCCAGTGAGCCCATAAGTGAGATGGCTGAAGGGCAGAGAGCTGCTCTCCCTCAGGGTGTTGTGGTGACAATCATAACTAACATGCAGTCAGTGGGACTCAACAGCACAGCACTGAAGATCGCCCATGAGTTTGACAAAGCCAGAGTTGTATGA